Proteins found in one Primulina eburnea isolate SZY01 chromosome 16, ASM2296580v1, whole genome shotgun sequence genomic segment:
- the LOC140816533 gene encoding probable protein phosphatase 2C 14, which translates to MVPSTETSEVSMDAMNPCFSSSKERAKICGLNSDGLISCSLKRKRPPKIEIPNVLKEISTDIFKKCEAKEEGVGGDQGFCDYGVGVYSLKGKKKFMEDAHKILSSKDGIKKEFFGVYDGHGGSKAAEFVAENLHLRIFEMLENASESEAREEAIKDGYLKTDDEFLKQGFGSGACCVTALIQGQELLVSNLGDCRAVLSRNGIAQGLTTDHCPTREDEQRRIEDKGGYVEFHRGAWRVHGTLAVSRSIGDAHLKDWVISEPDTKIMHLKPDMDFLILASDGLWEEVTNQEAVDIVTKLCSASTKQVVRSAPEIRDSLCPCTSPIAVTRSPRVSLVKTKRMLHHTHQKNKTSPVYQKKVDDHGENRSPLSKIRRISSPQIKKNPFPHNENVDLVEKKPTCSALLTACKELVNLAVTRGSLDDITVMIVDLKCYQDVQSSAN; encoded by the exons ATGGTACCAAGCACTGAAACAAGTGAAGTATCTATGGACGCAATGAATCCTTGTTTTTCTTCAAGTAAAGAAAGAGCAAAAATTTGTGGGTTAAACTCAGATGGATTGATTTCCTGTTCTTTGAAGAGAAAGAGACCTCCCAAGATTGAGATCCCAAATGTTTTAAAAGAAATCTCTACTGatatattcaagaaatgtgAGGCTAAAGAGGAAGGCGTTGGTGGTGATCAAGGTTTCTGTGATTATGGGGTTGGTGTTTATTCTTTGAAGGGCAAAAAAAAGTTCATGGAAGATGCCCACAAGATTCTTTCTTCAAAGGACGGGATTAAAAAG GAATTTTTTGGAGTGTATGATGGGCATGGAGGAAGCAAGGCTGCAGAGTTTGTGGCAGAGAATTTGCATTTGAGAATATTTGAAATGTTGGAGAATGCTTCTGAAAGTGAAGCAAGAGAAGAAGCCATCAAAGATGGGTACCTGAAAACAGATGATGAATTTCTGAAGCAG GGATTTGGTAGCGGTGCATGTTGTGTAACTGCATTGATTCAAGGACAGGAGTTGTTAGTTTCGAACTTGGGAGACTGCAGAGCAGTTCTGAGCAGGAATGGAATAGCCCAAGGCCTAACAACCGATCATTGCCCTACTCGTGAGGATGAACAACGGAGAATAGAGGACAAG GGTGGATACGTGGAGTTCCATCGTGGAGCTTGGAGAGTTCATGGAACACTCGCAGTTTCAAGAAGTATTGGAGATGCCCATCTGAAAGACTGGGTGATCTCTGAACCTGATACAAAGATTATGCACTTAAAACCAGATATGGATTTTCTGATTTTAGCTTCTGATGGGCTTTGGGAAGAG GTCACAAATCAAGAAGCAGTAGACATCGTGACAAAGTTATGCTCTGCTAGTACTAAACAAGTTGTGAGATCCGCACCGGAGATTAGGGATAGTTTATGTCCTTGCACGAGTCCCATTGCTGTGACAAGATCACCAAGAGTTTCTTTGGTTAAAACGAAGAGGATGTTACACCATACCcaccaaaaaaataaaacttcTCCGGTCTACCAGAAAAAAGTTGATGATCATGGTGAAAATCGAAGCCCTCTATCAAAGATTCGAAGAATTTCAAGCCCTCAGATAAAGAAGAACCCATTTCCACACAATGAGAATGTAGACTTGGTTGAGAAAAAACCAACTTGTAGTGCGCTTCTGACTGCTTGCAAGGAGCTTGTAAACCTAGCTGTGACAAGAGGGAGTTTGGATGATATAACTGTTATGATAGTCGACTTGAAATGTTACCAAGATGTTCAATCAAGTGCTAACTAA
- the LOC140816265 gene encoding uncharacterized protein At3g49055-like, whose amino-acid sequence MMSSAEENDVLSDVEADDPVHIDIKTPESISVEKFREILAELDRERIAREAAENSKNDIQVSFNRLKVLCHEAIKKRDECSRQRDEAVNGKEEALRKLDSVSKELKEEIKLKEEALRQKDELLKQLEEVEKVREATRVEMETGSSMLVSGTEKISRKVSSYKDFSGNGLPKSNKYSGLPAVAYSVIKRTNDIVEELVKQIESSVKARNEARELVDHRNYEIAIEVSQLEATIGGLREEVAKKSEEIENLKQSVDEKNGKIAELEREYFEKHDTIESELSRLRLLVSEYELTMETQRPLLIDQLNFVSSIHEEMCKAMKIVDAKKSSELSESLFLAQESNEENIRASLAGMESIYELSKIVVEKTRDSIEDKTREVKSLSETITQLVNEKEQIGSLLRSTLSKRSSVDLSSKTNQLFKVAEKGLKEAGIDYKFSKFQPSKEKLGTGESEEDEVYALASALENIIKQAQLEIIELKHSVEELRKESSLYKEHVDAQAKELNEWRHRVEELEEKERVANENVEGLMMDIASAEEEIMRWKVAAQQEAAAGQAVEQEYVAQLAAARRELEEARQAVTESEKKLKFKEETAEAAMVARDAAEKSLKLADMRTSRLRDRVEELTRQLDELDTRGNSITGLSRPRYICWPWQWLGLNIVGSHRSETHQESANEMELSEPLL is encoded by the exons ATGATGTCGAGTGCCGAGGAAAACGATGTATTGAGCGATGTCGAGGCAGATGATCCGGTGCATATTGATATTAAGACACCGGAAAGTATATCTGTGGAGAAGTTTAGGGAAATTCTTGCAGAGCTTGATCGTGAGAGAATAGCTCGTGAGGCGGCTGAGAATTCGAAAAATGATATCCAAGTTTCGTTTAATCGGCTTAAGGTGTTGTGCCATGAGGCCATCAAGAAACGGGATGAGTGCTCACGGCAGCGTGATGAGGCAGTGAATGGGAAGGAGGAAGCTTTGAGGAAATTGGATAGTGTCAGTAAGGAGTTGAAAGAAGAAATTAAGTTGAAAGAAGAGGCATTGAGACAAAAAGATGAGCTTTTGAAGCAGCTAGAGGAGGTAGAGAAGGTGAGGGAGGCCACAAGGGTCGAAATGGAAACGGGGTCGTCTATGCTTGTCAGTGGCACTGAGAAGATATCAAGGAAAGTTAGTAGTTATAAAGATTTTAGTGGGAATGGGTTGCCAAAGTCTAATAAGTATTCTGGATTGCCAGCCGTGGCATATAGTGTGATTAAGAGGACAAATGATATCGTGGAGGAGCTTGTAAAACAGATTGAATCAAGTGTCAAAGCAAGAAATGAGGCTCGGGAATTGGTCGACCATAGGAATTATGAGATTGCCATCGAAGTTTCACAGCTCGAGGCAACAATTGGTGGGTTGAGAGAGGAAGTGGCGAAGAAAAGTGAGGAAATTGAGAATTTGAAGCAATCGGTAGATGAGAAAAATGGGAAAATAGCTGAATTGGAAAGAGAATATTTTGAGAAGCATGACACGATAGAGAGTGAGCTGTCAAGATTGAGATTATTGGTGAGCGAGTATGAATTGACAATGGAGACACAAAGGCCATTGTTGATTGATCAATTGAATTTTGTGTCTAGTATCCATGAAGAAATGTGTAAAGCTATGAAAATTGTTGATGCTAAAAAATCATCAGAATTGTCTGAGTCCTTATTCCTTGCTCAAGAGTCAAATGAGGAAAATATTAGAGCGTCTTTAGCCGGAATGGAGTCCATATATGAGTTGAGTAAAATTGTTGTTGAGAAAACAAGGGATTCAATAGAGGATAAGACTCGTGAAGTGAAAAGTCTGAGTGAGACTATCACGCAATTAGTAAATGAGAAAGAGCAAATTGGCTCTTTATTAAGAAGTACATTGTCGAAGCGAAGTTCAGTTGACTTGTCATCTAAAACAAACCAACTGTTTAAAGTTGCAGAAAAAGGTTTGAAAGAGGCCGGTATAGATTATAAGTTCAGCAAATTCCAGCCTTCTAAAGAAAAATTGGGTACTGGCGAGTCAGAGGAAGATGAAGTATATGCTCTG GCCAGTGCACTGGAGAATATCATTAAGCAGGCACAGCTTGAGATTATCGAGCTAAAGCATTCTGTGGAGGAACTAAG GAAAGAGTCAAGTTTATACAAGGAGCATGTAGATGCTCAAGCCAAGGAACTCAATGAGTGGAGACATCGTGTGGAAGAACTCGAAGAGAAGGAGCGAGTGGCAAATGAAAAT GTTGAAGGGCTTATGATGGATATTGCATCTGCAGAAGAAGAAATCATGCGCTGGAAGGTGGCAGCACAGCAAGAAGCTGCTGCTGGTCAAGCTGTGGAACAGGAGTACGTCGCCCAG TTGGCAGCAGCACGTCGAGAACTAGAGGAGGCAAGGCAAGCCGTAACCGAGTCAGAGAAGAAACTCAAATTCAAAGAAGAAACCGCAGAAGCTGCCATGGTAGCAAGAGATGCAGCCGAGAAGTCATTGAAGTTGGCAGATATGAGGACGTCCAGGCTGAGGGATCGAGTGGAAGAACTCACACGTCAATTGGACGAACTCGATACACGGGGTAACTCAATAACCGGCCTAAGCAGACCTCGATACATCTGCTGGCCATGGCAATGGCTTGGTTTAAATATTGTAGGCTCTCATCGCTCTGAAACACATCAAGAATCTGCGAATGAAATGGAACTCTCTGAACCACTTCTTTGA
- the LOC140816366 gene encoding glycosyl hydrolase 5 family protein-like, with protein sequence MFFHLCLYVLVTQIFLLSTGALVAAQPLSTDLRWVVDESGHRVKLACVNWPSHLEVVVAEGLSKKPVDVISKEIIDMGFNCVRLTWPLFLFTDETLASTTVRQSFKNLGLTGSISGFQKNNPSIIDLTLISAYQAVVASLAKNNVMIVLDNHTSKPGWCCSKLDGNGFFGDVYFDPDVWIKGLTKVATIFNGTKNVVAMSLRNELRGPKQNVNDWYRYMQKGAEAVHAANPNVLIILSGLKFDRDLSFLNKKPVSLSFTNKTVFELHWYGFSDGDAWQTGNPDQLCGEIVNDIKREACFLIDQGYPLFLSEFGVDMRGTNVNDNRYLNCFLGWAAELDVDWALWTLTGSYYLRDGIVGFDETYGIYNWDWNGVRNISLLQKISVLQYPFRGPGYTEADEHKILFHPMTGLCVKKMSLLEPLVLGPCSKAEAWSYTSQKTLTIKGKYLCLQADDMQQPVKLGFICSDASSKWEAISDSEMHLSSKLRNGSTVCLDIDSDNTIVTSSCKCLNKSDHECDPGSQWFKIIDSTRRTTDMNFFLAMNLMVRNIAKNLLSYIQLRHISTRQ encoded by the exons ATGTTCTTCCATCTCTGTTTGTATGTTTTGGTCACTCAAATTTTCTTGTTATCCACCGGAGCTCTCGTGGCGGCACAACCACTCTCCACAGACTTGCGGTGGGTCGTGGATGAATCTGGCCATCGCGTGAAACTCGCCTGCGTTAACTGGCCGTCACATCTAGAAGTGGTGGTGGCGGAAGGGCTGAGTAAGAAACCTGTGGATGTTATTTCTAAAGAAATAATTGACATGGGATTTAACTGTGTGAGGCTAACATGGCCACTCTTCTTGTTTACTGATGAGACATTGGCTTCTACTACTGTGAGACAATCTTTCAAGAATCTGGGGTTAACAGGTTCCATCTCAGGTTTTCAGAAAAATAATCCATCCATCATTGATCTTACTCTCATCAGTGCCTATCAG GCAGTGGTGGCTAGTCTTGCGAAGAACAATGTGATGATCGTGTTGGACAACCACACGAGCAAGCCCGGATGGTGTTGCAGCAAACTTGATGGCAATGGTTTCTTCGGAGACGTGTATTTTGACCCGGACGTGTGGATCAAGGGCCTAACCAAAGTTGCCACAATTTTCAATGGCACCAAGAATGTAGTTGCAATGAGCTTGAGGAATGAACTCAGAGGCCCTAAACAGAATGTCAATGATTGGTACAG GTacatgcagaaaggagcagaagcagtgCACGCAGCAAACCCAAATGTTCTTATCATTTTATCCGGGTTGAAATTTGACAGGGATCTTTCTTTTCTCAATAAGAAACCAGTTAGCTTAAGTTTTACCaacaagactgtatttgagctTCATTGGTATGGTTTCTCAGACGGCGACGCATGGCAAACAGGAAACCCGGACCAATTATGCGGGGAAATAGTAAATGACATTAAAAGAGAGGCGTGTTTCTTGATAGACCAAGGGTATCCGTTGTTTTTGAGTGAGTTTGGAGTGGACATGAGGGGAACTAATGTCAATGACAACAGGTACTTGAATTGCTTTCTGGGGTGGGCAGCTGAATTAGATGTGGATTGGGCATTGTGGACACTTACTGGGAGCTATTATCTTAGAGATGGAATCGTTGGATTTGATGAAACTTATGGAATATATAACTGGGATTGGAATGGAGTAAGAAACATAAGTTTGCTTCAAAAGATATCTGTTCTTCAGTATCCTTTTAGAG GACCAGGGTACACTGAAGCAGATGAACACAAAATACTGTTTCATCCTATGACAGGCCTGTGTGTCAAGAAGATGTCGTTACTAGAACCACTGGTTTTAGGTCCATGTTCCAAGGCCGAAGCTTGGAGCTATACGAGTCAAAAAACCTTAACAATAAAGGGTAAATATTTGTGCCTACAAGCAGATGATATGCAGCAACCTGTAAAGCTCGGTTTTATCTGCAGCGACGCCAGTTCGAAATGGGAAGCTATTTCAGACTCTGAGATGCATCTATCTTCAAAACTTAGAAATGGTAGCACTGTTTGCTTGGACATAGATTCAGATAACACAATTGTCACTAGTAGTTGCAAATGCTTGAACAAGAGCGACCATGAGTGTGACCCAGGAAGCCAGTGGTTCAAAATTATCGACAGCACTAGACGTACTACTGATATGAACTTCTTCCTAGCGATGAACTTAATGGTGAGAAACATAGCCAAGAATTTACTTAGTTATATCCAGCTGAGGCATATTTCGACAAGACAATGA
- the LOC140816242 gene encoding glutamate--glyoxylate aminotransferase 2-like translates to MSSKSMDYENLNENVKKCQYAVRGELYLRASELQMEGKKIIFTNVGNPHALGQKPLTFPRQVIALCQAPFLLDDPNVGLLFPADAIARAKHYLTMTPGGLGAYSDSRGLPGVRKEVAEFIERRDGYPSDPELIFLTDGASKGVMQILNAIIRGPVDGILVPVPQYPLYSATISLMGGSLVPYYLEETANWGLDTVNLNQSIAKARSQGITVRAMVIINPGNPTGQCLSEANLKEVLKFCYQNNLVLIGDEVYQQNVYQDERPFISSRKVLMDMGPPISKELELVSFHTVSKGYFGECGQRGGYFEMTNISPKTVDEIYKVASIALSPTVPGQIFMGLMVNPLKPGDISYEKFISESNGILESLRRRARVMTDGFNSCRNVVCNFTEGAMYSFPQIRLPSKAIEAAKKAGKVPDVFYCLKLLEATGISTVPGSGFGQKEGDFHLRTTILPAEEDMPEIMASFKKFNDEFMEQYEDYKGYSRM, encoded by the exons ATGTCGTCCAAGTCAATGGATTACGAGAATTTGAATGAAAATGTCAAGAAATGTCAGTATGCTGTCCGAGGAGAGCTGTATCTTCGTGCTTCTGAGCTTCAGATGGAAGGGAAGAAG ATCATTTTCACCAATGTCGGCAATCCTCATGCTCTCGGGCAGAAACCTCTCACCTTTCCTCGGCAG GTGATTGCCCTCTGCCAAGCTCCATTCCTGCTCGATGATCCAAACGTGGGGCTCTTATTTCCTGCTGATGCTATTGCTAGAGCCAAACATTATCTTACAATGACTCCAGGGGGTCTAG GTGCTTACAGCGATTCACGTGGACTTCCTGGAGTGAGGAAAGAAGTTGCAGAGTTCATTGAGAGACGTGATGGGTATCCCAG TGATCCGGAACTCATATTTCTAACAGACGGTGCCAGCAAAGGAGTCATGCAGATTCTAAATGCCATTATTCGTGGCCCGGTTGATGGG ATTTTGGTCCCTGTCCCACAATATCCTCTTTACTCAGCTACAATATCTTTAATGGGTGGTTCTCTGGTTCCATATTATCTTGAAGAGACTGCAAATTGGGGTCTTGACACTGTGAACCTTAATCAGTCCATTGCAAAAGCTCGGTCTCAAGGAATTACG GTAAGAGCCATGGTGATCATAAACCCTGGAAACCCTACTGGACAGTGTCTGAGTGAAGCAAATCTCAAAGAAGTGTTGAAATTCTGTTACCAAAACAATTTGGTATTGATTGGTGATGAAGTGTATCAACAAAATGTGTACCAAGATGAGCGCCCATTCATAAGTTCAAGGAAG GTTCTGATGGATATGGGACCACCAATAAGCAAAGAGCTTGAACTTGTTTCTTTTCACACTGTCTCGAAAGGTTATTTTGGAGAATGCGGGCAACGTGGTGGATACTTCGAGATGACCAATATATCTCCAAAG ACAGTAGATGAGATATACAAGGTTGCCTCCATAGCACTCAGTCCTACCGTCCCTGGACAAATATTT ATGGGACTTATGGTAAATCCTCTTAAACCTGGAGATATCTCATACGAAAAATTTATTAGCGAGAG CAATGGTATCCTAGAGTCATTGAGGAGGAGGGCTCGGGTGATGACAGATGGATTCAATAGCTGTAGAAATGTGGTTTGCAATTTTACAGAAG GTGCCATGTATTCTTTCCCACAAATACGGTTACCGTCGAAAGCGATAGAGGCTGCTAAAAAGGCTGGTAAAGTACCTGATGTTTTCTACTGTCTCAAACTTCTTGAAGCCACAGGCATTTCCACGGTCCCTGGTTCAGGTTTTGGGCAAAAGGAAGG GGATTTTCATTTGAGAACCACCATCTTACCAGCTGAGGAAGATATGCCTGAAATTATGGCGAGTTTCAAGAAATTCAATGACGAATTCATGGAGCAGTATGAAGATTACAAAGGCTATTCCAGAATGTAA
- the LOC140816512 gene encoding L-tryptophan--pyruvate aminotransferase 1-like has product MCGTEQAVVIRSSNASSVAEKKENGSVENHAFEEIINLDHGDPTMYESYWKKVGSKCTVTIPAYQSLSYFANAKNLCWFLEPKLEEEIKMLHNVVGNAIVQDHYIVVGTGSSQLIMAALYALCDSLNEPNPISVVSAAPYYSSYPEVTDFLRSRLFKWGGDARSFDEDGPYIEMVTSPNNPDGVIRVPVVKGAKGVLVHDFAYYWPQYTAITSPADHDIMLFTVSKCTGHAGSRIGWALVRDENVAKKMVKFIELNTIGVSKEAQLRAAKILEVISASCQRFKPRDLKNFFEYTHNLMAERWKKLRDSVKSNKLFYVPKFPLQYCHFTRDFTETYPAFAWLKCKEGIDCEKLLRGHKILTRSGRRFGSDQEYVRISMLARDEEFDLFLQRLSTIHGVSNRNSEL; this is encoded by the exons ATGTGCGGCACAGAGCAGGCGGTTGTGATAAGAAGCTCAAATGCTTCATCTGTTgctgaaaaaaaagaaaatggcTCCGTGGAAAATCATGCTTTTGAAGAAATTATCAATCTTGATCA TGGTGATCCTACAATGTATGAATCTTACTGGAAGAAAGTTGGCAGCAAGTGCACAGTCACAATACCTGCATACCAATCTCTCAGTTATTTTGCCAACGCTAAGAACCTGTGCTGGTTTTTGGAGCCAAAACTTGAGGAAGAAATAAAGATGCTGCACAACGTGGTCGGTAACGCAATAGTCCAAGATCATTACATTGTTGTGGGAACAGGTTCAAGTCAGTTAATTATGGCGGCGTTGTATGCCCTTTGTGATTCTTTAAATGAGCCGAATCCTATCAGTGTTGTGTCGGCTGCTCCATATTATTCG TCGTATCCTGAGGTCACGGATTTTTTGCGCTCTAGGCTCTTCAAATGGGGAGGTGATGCACGTAGCTTTGATGAAGATGGACCATATATAGAGATGGTTACATCTCCGAATAACCCTGACGGGGTTATACGTGTACCGGTGGTTAAAGGAGCTAAAGGGGTGCTCGTTCATGACTTTGCATACTACTGGCCACAATACACAGCCATCACGTCTCCAGCAGATCATGACATTATGTTGTTTACAGTTTCCAAATGCACTGGCCATGCAGGTTCACGAATTGG ATGGGCTCTTGTTAGGGACGAAAATGTAGCTAAAAAGATGGTGAAATTCATCGAACTCAACACGATTGGAGTGTCAAAAGAAGCCCAACTCAGAGCAGCCAAGATCCTTGAAGTGATTTCTGCTAGCTGCCAAAGATTCAAGCCTCGTGACTTGAAAAATTTCTTCGAATACACCCACAATCTCATGGCTGAAAGGTGGAAGAAACTGCGGGATTCTGTCAAGAGCAACAAACTCTTTTATGTCCCAAAGTTTCCCCTACAGTACTGCCATTTCACCAGGGACTTCACTGAAACATACCCCG CTTTTGCGTGGTTGAAATGCAAGGAGGGCATTGACTGTGAAAAACTGTTAAGAGGGCACAAGATTTTGACGAGAAGCGGGAGGCGATTCGGTAGTGATCAAGAGTATGTTAGAATAAGCATGTTGGCTAGGGACGAAGAATTTGATCTATTTCTACAGAGGTTGTCTACTATTCACGGGGTCTCCAATAGAAATTCAGAGCTTTAA